From a region of the Dermatophagoides farinae isolate YC_2012a chromosome 3, ASM2471394v1, whole genome shotgun sequence genome:
- the LOC124494431 gene encoding inositol monophosphatase 1, which yields MSSSSSLLKEYLDFAINLARQAGQKLIQWQTNGFDVMEKGIHFGSMKDLVTDADAGIENFIFTQLRHRFPDHDFLGEESDGNQMNCLESNRPTWIVDPIDGTTNFTHLFPWSCVSISLAIDQEIVLGVTYCTGQERLYHAIKNGGAFCNGYPIRVSSNVEKLSEAMIQTGIPIGYTPAEFPVNFSSDLFNTIIWPSKAFRCVGSCCMALCMVADGSIDASFMIKIKIWDMVAGYIIIKEAGGYVFNIHGDKFDPNGGNILATGNLELANKIGKLFRKCSQGIIYKH from the coding sequence atgtcatcatcatcatccttatTGAAAGAATATTTAGATTTTGCTATTAATTTAGCCAGACAAGCTGgtcaaaaattaattcaatggCAAACAAATGGATTCGATGTGATGGAAAAAGGCATTCATTTTGGATCGATGAAAGATTTGGTTACCGATGCTGATGctggaattgaaaattttattttcactcaATTACGTCATCGTTTTCCTGATCATGATTTTCTTGGTGAAGAATCAGATggcaatcaaatgaattgtttAGAATCCAATAGACCAACTTGGATTGTCGATCCTATTGATGGTACAACAAATTTTACGCATTTATTTCCTTGGTCTTgtgtttcaatttctttgGCAATTGATCAAGAAATTGTTTTGGGAGTTACCTATTGTACTGGACAAGAACGACTTTATCATGCCATCAAAAACGGTGGAGCATTTTGTAATGGCTATCCGATTCGTGTATCATCAAATGTCGAGAAATTATCCGAAGCTATGATTCAAACGGGAATTCCAATCGGTTATACACCAGCTGAATTTCCagtcaatttttcatcagaTCTGTTTAATACAATCATATGGCCAAGCAAAGCGTTTCGTTGTGTTGGTTCCTGTTGTATGGCATTGTGTATGGTTGCCGATGGAAGTATTGATGCATCGTTtatgattaaaataaaaatctggGATATGGTTGCCGGttatattataatcaaaGAAGCCGGTGGTTatgttttcaatattcatGGTGATAAATTTGATCCAAATGGTGGTAATATTCTGGCCACCGGTAATCTTGAATTGGCAAATAAAATTGGTAAATTATTTCGAAAATGTTCACAAGGAATCATTTACAAACATTAA